From a region of the Castor canadensis chromosome 7, mCasCan1.hap1v2, whole genome shotgun sequence genome:
- the Mib2 gene encoding E3 ubiquitin-protein ligase MIB2 isoform X4: protein MDPDPQAGVQVGMRVVRGVDWKWGQQDGGEGGVGTVVELGRHGSPSTPDRTVVVQWDQGTRTNYRAGYQGAHDLLLYDNAQIGIRHPNIICDCCKKHGLRGMRWKCRVCFDYDLCTQCYMHNKHDLTHAFERYETAHSRPVTLSPRQGLPRISLRGIFQGAKVVRGPDWEWGSQDGGEGKPGHVVDIRGWDVETGRSVASVTWADGTTNVYRVGHKGKVDLKCVGEAAGGFYYKEHLPRLGKPAELQRRVSADSQPFQRGDKVKCLLDTDVLRDMQEGHGGWNPRMAETGTVHRITDRGDVRVQFNHETRWTFHPGALTKHNSFWVGDVVRVIDDLDTVKRLQAGHGEWTDDMAPALGRIGKVVKVFGDGNLRVAVGGQRWTFSPSCLLAYRPEEDANLDVAERARENKSSLSVALDKLRAQKSDPEHPGRLVVEAALGNVARALDLLRRHPEQVDTKNQGRTALQVAAYLGQVELVRLLLQARAGVDLPDDEGNTAVHYAALGNQPEAARVLLSAGCGADVLNGSRSTALHVAVQRGFLEVVKILCERGCDVNLPDAHADTPLHSAISAGIGASGIVEVLTEVPGIDVTATNSQGFTLLHHASLKGHALAVRKILARARQLVDAKKEDGFTALHLAALNNHREVAQILIREGRCDVNVRNRKLQSPLHLAVQQAHVGLVPLLVDAGCSVNTEDEEGDTALHVALQRHQQLPLVADRAGGDPGPLQLLSRLQASGLPGSAELTVGAAVACFLALEGADVSYANHRGRSPLDLAAQGRVLKALQGCAQRFRERQAGSGGGTTPGPRHVLSTPNTVTNLHVTANVGPEAAECLVCSELALLVLFSPCQHRTVCEECARRMKKCIMCQVVISKKLRPDGSEVASAAPAPGPPRQLVEELQSRYRQMEERITCPICIDSHIRLVFQCGHGACAPCGAALSACPICRQPIRDRIQIFV from the exons ATGGACCCAGACCCCCAGGCAGGTGTGCAGGTGGGCATGCGTGTGGTGCGTGGCGTGGACTGGAAGTGGGGCCAGCAGGATGGAGGCGAGGGCGGCGTGGGCACGGTGGTGGAGCTCGGCCGCCATGGCAGCCCCTCGACCCCCGACCGCACAGTTGTTGTGCAGTGGGACCAAGGCACGCGCACCAACTATCGTGCCGGCTACCAGGGCGCCCACGACCTGCTTCTCTACGACAATGCACAGATCG GCATCCGCCACCCCAATATCATTTGTGACTGCTGTAAGAAGCACGGGCTGCGGGGCATGCGGTGGAAGTGCCGCGTCTGCTTCGACTACGACCTCTGCACGCAGTGCTACATGCACAACAAGCACGACCTCACCCATGCCTTTGAGCGCTATGAGACAGCCCACTCACGCCC TGTCACTCTGAGTCCCCGCCAGGGCCTCCCTAGGATCTCACTAAGGGGCATCTTTCAGGGAGCGAAGGTGGTGCGAGGCCCCGACTGGGAGTGGGGCTCACAGGACG gaggggaagggaagccaGGCCATGTGGTGGATATCCGTGGCTGGGATGTGGAGACAGGCAGGAGCGTGGCCAGCGTGACATGGGCAGATGGAACCACCAACGTGTACCGTGTAGGCCACAAGGGCAAGGTGGACCTCAAATGTGTAGGAGAGGCAGCTGGCGGGTTCTACTACAAGGAGCATCTCCCGAGGCTTG GCAAGCCAGCAGAGCTACAGCGCAGGGTGAGTGCTGACAGCCAGCCCTTCCAGCGTGGGGACAAGGTCAAGTGTCTGTTGGACACAGATGTCCTGAGGGACATGCAGGAAGGCCACGGCGGCTGGAACCCAAGGATGGCGGAG ACGGGCACCGTGCACCGCATCACGGACCGGGGGGACGTGCGTGTGCAGTTCAACCACGAGACCCGCTGGACCTTCCATCCTGGGGCTCTCACCAAG CACAACTCCTTCTGGGTGGGAGACGTGGTCCGGGTCATCGACGACCTTGATACCGTGAAGAGACTGCAGGCTGGACACGGAGAATGGACGGACGACATGGCTCCT GCCTTGGGCCGCATTGGGAAAGTGGTGAAAGTGTTTGGAGATGGGAACCTTCGTGTGGCAGTTGGCGGTCAGCGGTGGACCTTCAGCCCCTCCTGCTTGCTGGCCTACCGGCCTGAGGAGGACGCCAACCTGGATGTGGCTGAACGAGCCAGGGAGAACAAAA GCTCACTGAGTGTGGCCCTGGACAAGCTACGGGCCCAGAAGAGTGACCCGGAACACCCAGGGAGACTGGTGGTGGAGGCTGCACTGGGCAATGTGGCCCGGGCTCTGGACCTGCTGCGGAGGCATCCCGAACAG GTGGACACTAAGAACCAGGGCAGGACTGCCCTGCAGGTGGCTGCCTACTTGGGCCAGGTGGAGCTGGTGCGGCTGCTGCTGCAGGCAAGAGCAGGTGTGGACCTGCCAGACGACGAGGGCAACACCGCAGTACATTACGCAGCTCTCGG GAACCAGCCTGAGGCTGCTCGGGTGCTCCTGAGTGCAGGGTGCGGGGCAGATGTTCTCAATGGCAGCCGGAGCACAGCGCTGCACGTGGCTGTGCAGAGAGGCTTCCTGGAGGTGGTAAAGATCCTGTGTGAGCGTGGCTGTGACGTCAACCTTCCC GATGCCCATGCTGACACACCTCTGCACTCCGCCATCTCTGCGGGCATCGGTGCCAGTGGCATCGTTGAGGTCCTCACCGAGGTGCCAGGGATCGATGTCACTGCCACCAACAGCCAGGGCTTCACGTTGCTGCACCATGCATCCCTCAAAGGCCATGCGCT AGCTGTCAGGAAGATCCTGGCACGAGCTCGGCAGCTGGTGGACGCCAAGAAGGAGGATGGGTTTACTGCACTGCATCTGGCTGCCCTCAACAACCACCGTGAGGTGGCCCAGATCCTCATCCGAGAG GGTCGCTGTGATGTGAATGTGCGCAACCGGAAGCTCCAGTCCCCTCTACACCTGGCTGTGCAGCAGGCTCACGTGGGACTGGTGCCACTGTTGGTGGACGCTGGCTGCAGTGTCAACACTGAAGACGAGGAGGGAGACACAGCCCTGCACGTGGCACTGCAGCGGCATCAGCAGCTCCCCTTGGTGGCTGACAGGGCTGGGGGGGACCCAGGGCCCTTGCAGCTGCTGTCCAGg CTACAGGCCTCAGGCCTCCCGGGCAGCGCAGAGCTGACGGTGGGCGCAGCAGTGGCCTGCTTCCTGGCGCTGGAGGGCGCAGACGTGAGCTATGCCAACCACCGTGGCCGGAGCCCACTGGACCTGGCCGCTCAGGGCCGCGTGCTCAAGGCCCTGCAGGGCTGTGCCCAACGTTTCAG GGAGAGACAGGCAGGCAGCGGTGGGGGCACGACCCCGGGCCCCAGGCACGTGCTCAGCACCCCCAACACCGTGACGAATCTGCACGTGACCGCCAACGTGGGGCCGGAGGCCGCTGAGTGCCTGGTATGCTCAGAGCTGGCGTTGCTGGTTCTGTTCTCACCGTGCCAGCACCGCACCGTGTGCGAGG AGTGCGCACGCAGGATGAAGAAATGCATCATGTGCCAGGTGGTCATCAGCAAGAAGCTGCGCCCAG ATGGCTCGGAGGTGGCCAGTGCGGCCCCTGCGCCCGGCCCGCCGCGGCAGCTGGTGGAGGAGCTGCAGAGCCGCTACCGGCAGATGGAGGAGCGCATCACCTGCCCGATCTGCATCGATAGCCACATCCGCCTTGTGTTTCAGTGCGGCCATGGCGCGTGCGCGCCTTGCGGCGCTGCGCTCAGCGCCTGCCCCATCTGCCGCCAGCCCATCCGCGACCGCATCCAGATCTTCGTGTGA
- the Mib2 gene encoding E3 ubiquitin-protein ligase MIB2 isoform X1: MDPDPQAGVQVGMRVVRGVDWKWGQQDGGEGGVGTVVELGRHGSPSTPDRTVVVQWDQGTRTNYRAGYQGAHDLLLYDNAQIGIRHPNIICDCCKKHGLRGMRWKCRVCFDYDLCTQCYMHNKHDLTHAFERYETAHSRPVTLSPRQGLPRISLRGIFQGAKVVRGPDWEWGSQDGGEGKPGHVVDIRGWDVETGRSVASVTWADGTTNVYRVGHKGKVDLKCVGEAAGGFYYKEHLPRLGKPAELQRRVSADSQPFQRGDKVKCLLDTDVLRDMQEGHGGWNPRMAEFIGQTGTVHRITDRGDVRVQFNHETRWTFHPGALTKHNSFWVGDVVRVIDDLDTVKRLQAGHGEWTDDMAPALGRIGKVVKVFGDGNLRVAVGGQRWTFSPSCLLAYRPEEDANLDVAERARENKSAAPAPVTCGRQGGPWPALTSALPPGSLSVALDKLRAQKSDPEHPGRLVVEAALGNVARALDLLRRHPEQVDTKNQGRTALQVAAYLGQVELVRLLLQARAGVDLPDDEGNTAVHYAALGNQPEAARVLLSAGCGADVLNGSRSTALHVAVQRGFLEVVKILCERGCDVNLPDAHADTPLHSAISAGIGASGIVEVLTEVPGIDVTATNSQGFTLLHHASLKGHALAVRKILARARQLVDAKKEDGFTALHLAALNNHREVAQILIREGRCDVNVRNRKLQSPLHLAVQQAHVGLVPLLVDAGCSVNTEDEEGDTALHVALQRHQQLPLVADRAGGDPGPLQLLSRLQASGLPGSAELTVGAAVACFLALEGADVSYANHRGRSPLDLAAQGRVLKALQGCAQRFRERQAGSGGGTTPGPRHVLSTPNTVTNLHVTANVGPEAAECLVCSELALLVLFSPCQHRTVCEECARRMKKCIMCQVVISKKLRPDGSEVASAAPAPGPPRQLVEELQSRYRQMEERITCPICIDSHIRLVFQCGHGACAPCGAALSACPICRQPIRDRIQIFV, from the exons ATGGACCCAGACCCCCAGGCAGGTGTGCAGGTGGGCATGCGTGTGGTGCGTGGCGTGGACTGGAAGTGGGGCCAGCAGGATGGAGGCGAGGGCGGCGTGGGCACGGTGGTGGAGCTCGGCCGCCATGGCAGCCCCTCGACCCCCGACCGCACAGTTGTTGTGCAGTGGGACCAAGGCACGCGCACCAACTATCGTGCCGGCTACCAGGGCGCCCACGACCTGCTTCTCTACGACAATGCACAGATCG GCATCCGCCACCCCAATATCATTTGTGACTGCTGTAAGAAGCACGGGCTGCGGGGCATGCGGTGGAAGTGCCGCGTCTGCTTCGACTACGACCTCTGCACGCAGTGCTACATGCACAACAAGCACGACCTCACCCATGCCTTTGAGCGCTATGAGACAGCCCACTCACGCCC TGTCACTCTGAGTCCCCGCCAGGGCCTCCCTAGGATCTCACTAAGGGGCATCTTTCAGGGAGCGAAGGTGGTGCGAGGCCCCGACTGGGAGTGGGGCTCACAGGACG gaggggaagggaagccaGGCCATGTGGTGGATATCCGTGGCTGGGATGTGGAGACAGGCAGGAGCGTGGCCAGCGTGACATGGGCAGATGGAACCACCAACGTGTACCGTGTAGGCCACAAGGGCAAGGTGGACCTCAAATGTGTAGGAGAGGCAGCTGGCGGGTTCTACTACAAGGAGCATCTCCCGAGGCTTG GCAAGCCAGCAGAGCTACAGCGCAGGGTGAGTGCTGACAGCCAGCCCTTCCAGCGTGGGGACAAGGTCAAGTGTCTGTTGGACACAGATGTCCTGAGGGACATGCAGGAAGGCCACGGCGGCTGGAACCCAAGGATGGCGGAG TTTATCGGACAGACGGGCACCGTGCACCGCATCACGGACCGGGGGGACGTGCGTGTGCAGTTCAACCACGAGACCCGCTGGACCTTCCATCCTGGGGCTCTCACCAAG CACAACTCCTTCTGGGTGGGAGACGTGGTCCGGGTCATCGACGACCTTGATACCGTGAAGAGACTGCAGGCTGGACACGGAGAATGGACGGACGACATGGCTCCT GCCTTGGGCCGCATTGGGAAAGTGGTGAAAGTGTTTGGAGATGGGAACCTTCGTGTGGCAGTTGGCGGTCAGCGGTGGACCTTCAGCCCCTCCTGCTTGCTGGCCTACCGGCCTGAGGAGGACGCCAACCTGGATGTGGCTGAACGAGCCAGGGAGAACAAAAGTGCGGCACCAGCCccggtgacctgtgggaggcagggcgGCCCCTGGCCAGCACTTACCTCAGCCCTGCCCCCAGGCTCACTGAGTGTGGCCCTGGACAAGCTACGGGCCCAGAAGAGTGACCCGGAACACCCAGGGAGACTGGTGGTGGAGGCTGCACTGGGCAATGTGGCCCGGGCTCTGGACCTGCTGCGGAGGCATCCCGAACAG GTGGACACTAAGAACCAGGGCAGGACTGCCCTGCAGGTGGCTGCCTACTTGGGCCAGGTGGAGCTGGTGCGGCTGCTGCTGCAGGCAAGAGCAGGTGTGGACCTGCCAGACGACGAGGGCAACACCGCAGTACATTACGCAGCTCTCGG GAACCAGCCTGAGGCTGCTCGGGTGCTCCTGAGTGCAGGGTGCGGGGCAGATGTTCTCAATGGCAGCCGGAGCACAGCGCTGCACGTGGCTGTGCAGAGAGGCTTCCTGGAGGTGGTAAAGATCCTGTGTGAGCGTGGCTGTGACGTCAACCTTCCC GATGCCCATGCTGACACACCTCTGCACTCCGCCATCTCTGCGGGCATCGGTGCCAGTGGCATCGTTGAGGTCCTCACCGAGGTGCCAGGGATCGATGTCACTGCCACCAACAGCCAGGGCTTCACGTTGCTGCACCATGCATCCCTCAAAGGCCATGCGCT AGCTGTCAGGAAGATCCTGGCACGAGCTCGGCAGCTGGTGGACGCCAAGAAGGAGGATGGGTTTACTGCACTGCATCTGGCTGCCCTCAACAACCACCGTGAGGTGGCCCAGATCCTCATCCGAGAG GGTCGCTGTGATGTGAATGTGCGCAACCGGAAGCTCCAGTCCCCTCTACACCTGGCTGTGCAGCAGGCTCACGTGGGACTGGTGCCACTGTTGGTGGACGCTGGCTGCAGTGTCAACACTGAAGACGAGGAGGGAGACACAGCCCTGCACGTGGCACTGCAGCGGCATCAGCAGCTCCCCTTGGTGGCTGACAGGGCTGGGGGGGACCCAGGGCCCTTGCAGCTGCTGTCCAGg CTACAGGCCTCAGGCCTCCCGGGCAGCGCAGAGCTGACGGTGGGCGCAGCAGTGGCCTGCTTCCTGGCGCTGGAGGGCGCAGACGTGAGCTATGCCAACCACCGTGGCCGGAGCCCACTGGACCTGGCCGCTCAGGGCCGCGTGCTCAAGGCCCTGCAGGGCTGTGCCCAACGTTTCAG GGAGAGACAGGCAGGCAGCGGTGGGGGCACGACCCCGGGCCCCAGGCACGTGCTCAGCACCCCCAACACCGTGACGAATCTGCACGTGACCGCCAACGTGGGGCCGGAGGCCGCTGAGTGCCTGGTATGCTCAGAGCTGGCGTTGCTGGTTCTGTTCTCACCGTGCCAGCACCGCACCGTGTGCGAGG AGTGCGCACGCAGGATGAAGAAATGCATCATGTGCCAGGTGGTCATCAGCAAGAAGCTGCGCCCAG ATGGCTCGGAGGTGGCCAGTGCGGCCCCTGCGCCCGGCCCGCCGCGGCAGCTGGTGGAGGAGCTGCAGAGCCGCTACCGGCAGATGGAGGAGCGCATCACCTGCCCGATCTGCATCGATAGCCACATCCGCCTTGTGTTTCAGTGCGGCCATGGCGCGTGCGCGCCTTGCGGCGCTGCGCTCAGCGCCTGCCCCATCTGCCGCCAGCCCATCCGCGACCGCATCCAGATCTTCGTGTGA
- the Mib2 gene encoding E3 ubiquitin-protein ligase MIB2 isoform X3: MDPDPQAGVQVGMRVVRGVDWKWGQQDGGEGGVGTVVELGRHGSPSTPDRTVVVQWDQGTRTNYRAGYQGAHDLLLYDNAQIGIRHPNIICDCCKKHGLRGMRWKCRVCFDYDLCTQCYMHNKHDLTHAFERYETAHSRPVTLSPRQGLPRISLRGIFQGAKVVRGPDWEWGSQDGGEGKPGHVVDIRGWDVETGRSVASVTWADGTTNVYRVGHKGKVDLKCVGEAAGGFYYKEHLPRLGKPAELQRRVSADSQPFQRGDKVKCLLDTDVLRDMQEGHGGWNPRMAEFIGQTGTVHRITDRGDVRVQFNHETRWTFHPGALTKHNSFWVGDVVRVIDDLDTVKRLQAGHGEWTDDMAPALGRIGKVVKVFGDGNLRVAVGGQRWTFSPSCLLAYRPEEDANLDVAERARENKSSLSVALDKLRAQKSDPEHPGRLVVEAALGNVARALDLLRRHPEQVDTKNQGRTALQVAAYLGQVELVRLLLQARAGVDLPDDEGNTAVHYAALGNQPEAARVLLSAGCGADVLNGSRSTALHVAVQRGFLEVVKILCERGCDVNLPDAHADTPLHSAISAGIGASGIVEVLTEVPGIDVTATNSQGFTLLHHASLKGHALAVRKILARARQLVDAKKEDGFTALHLAALNNHREVAQILIREGRCDVNVRNRKLQSPLHLAVQQAHVGLVPLLVDAGCSVNTEDEEGDTALHVALQRHQQLPLVADRAGGDPGPLQLLSRLQASGLPGSAELTVGAAVACFLALEGADVSYANHRGRSPLDLAAQGRVLKALQGCAQRFRERQAGSGGGTTPGPRHVLSTPNTVTNLHVTANVGPEAAECLVCSELALLVLFSPCQHRTVCEECARRMKKCIMCQVVISKKLRPDGSEVASAAPAPGPPRQLVEELQSRYRQMEERITCPICIDSHIRLVFQCGHGACAPCGAALSACPICRQPIRDRIQIFV; encoded by the exons ATGGACCCAGACCCCCAGGCAGGTGTGCAGGTGGGCATGCGTGTGGTGCGTGGCGTGGACTGGAAGTGGGGCCAGCAGGATGGAGGCGAGGGCGGCGTGGGCACGGTGGTGGAGCTCGGCCGCCATGGCAGCCCCTCGACCCCCGACCGCACAGTTGTTGTGCAGTGGGACCAAGGCACGCGCACCAACTATCGTGCCGGCTACCAGGGCGCCCACGACCTGCTTCTCTACGACAATGCACAGATCG GCATCCGCCACCCCAATATCATTTGTGACTGCTGTAAGAAGCACGGGCTGCGGGGCATGCGGTGGAAGTGCCGCGTCTGCTTCGACTACGACCTCTGCACGCAGTGCTACATGCACAACAAGCACGACCTCACCCATGCCTTTGAGCGCTATGAGACAGCCCACTCACGCCC TGTCACTCTGAGTCCCCGCCAGGGCCTCCCTAGGATCTCACTAAGGGGCATCTTTCAGGGAGCGAAGGTGGTGCGAGGCCCCGACTGGGAGTGGGGCTCACAGGACG gaggggaagggaagccaGGCCATGTGGTGGATATCCGTGGCTGGGATGTGGAGACAGGCAGGAGCGTGGCCAGCGTGACATGGGCAGATGGAACCACCAACGTGTACCGTGTAGGCCACAAGGGCAAGGTGGACCTCAAATGTGTAGGAGAGGCAGCTGGCGGGTTCTACTACAAGGAGCATCTCCCGAGGCTTG GCAAGCCAGCAGAGCTACAGCGCAGGGTGAGTGCTGACAGCCAGCCCTTCCAGCGTGGGGACAAGGTCAAGTGTCTGTTGGACACAGATGTCCTGAGGGACATGCAGGAAGGCCACGGCGGCTGGAACCCAAGGATGGCGGAG TTTATCGGACAGACGGGCACCGTGCACCGCATCACGGACCGGGGGGACGTGCGTGTGCAGTTCAACCACGAGACCCGCTGGACCTTCCATCCTGGGGCTCTCACCAAG CACAACTCCTTCTGGGTGGGAGACGTGGTCCGGGTCATCGACGACCTTGATACCGTGAAGAGACTGCAGGCTGGACACGGAGAATGGACGGACGACATGGCTCCT GCCTTGGGCCGCATTGGGAAAGTGGTGAAAGTGTTTGGAGATGGGAACCTTCGTGTGGCAGTTGGCGGTCAGCGGTGGACCTTCAGCCCCTCCTGCTTGCTGGCCTACCGGCCTGAGGAGGACGCCAACCTGGATGTGGCTGAACGAGCCAGGGAGAACAAAA GCTCACTGAGTGTGGCCCTGGACAAGCTACGGGCCCAGAAGAGTGACCCGGAACACCCAGGGAGACTGGTGGTGGAGGCTGCACTGGGCAATGTGGCCCGGGCTCTGGACCTGCTGCGGAGGCATCCCGAACAG GTGGACACTAAGAACCAGGGCAGGACTGCCCTGCAGGTGGCTGCCTACTTGGGCCAGGTGGAGCTGGTGCGGCTGCTGCTGCAGGCAAGAGCAGGTGTGGACCTGCCAGACGACGAGGGCAACACCGCAGTACATTACGCAGCTCTCGG GAACCAGCCTGAGGCTGCTCGGGTGCTCCTGAGTGCAGGGTGCGGGGCAGATGTTCTCAATGGCAGCCGGAGCACAGCGCTGCACGTGGCTGTGCAGAGAGGCTTCCTGGAGGTGGTAAAGATCCTGTGTGAGCGTGGCTGTGACGTCAACCTTCCC GATGCCCATGCTGACACACCTCTGCACTCCGCCATCTCTGCGGGCATCGGTGCCAGTGGCATCGTTGAGGTCCTCACCGAGGTGCCAGGGATCGATGTCACTGCCACCAACAGCCAGGGCTTCACGTTGCTGCACCATGCATCCCTCAAAGGCCATGCGCT AGCTGTCAGGAAGATCCTGGCACGAGCTCGGCAGCTGGTGGACGCCAAGAAGGAGGATGGGTTTACTGCACTGCATCTGGCTGCCCTCAACAACCACCGTGAGGTGGCCCAGATCCTCATCCGAGAG GGTCGCTGTGATGTGAATGTGCGCAACCGGAAGCTCCAGTCCCCTCTACACCTGGCTGTGCAGCAGGCTCACGTGGGACTGGTGCCACTGTTGGTGGACGCTGGCTGCAGTGTCAACACTGAAGACGAGGAGGGAGACACAGCCCTGCACGTGGCACTGCAGCGGCATCAGCAGCTCCCCTTGGTGGCTGACAGGGCTGGGGGGGACCCAGGGCCCTTGCAGCTGCTGTCCAGg CTACAGGCCTCAGGCCTCCCGGGCAGCGCAGAGCTGACGGTGGGCGCAGCAGTGGCCTGCTTCCTGGCGCTGGAGGGCGCAGACGTGAGCTATGCCAACCACCGTGGCCGGAGCCCACTGGACCTGGCCGCTCAGGGCCGCGTGCTCAAGGCCCTGCAGGGCTGTGCCCAACGTTTCAG GGAGAGACAGGCAGGCAGCGGTGGGGGCACGACCCCGGGCCCCAGGCACGTGCTCAGCACCCCCAACACCGTGACGAATCTGCACGTGACCGCCAACGTGGGGCCGGAGGCCGCTGAGTGCCTGGTATGCTCAGAGCTGGCGTTGCTGGTTCTGTTCTCACCGTGCCAGCACCGCACCGTGTGCGAGG AGTGCGCACGCAGGATGAAGAAATGCATCATGTGCCAGGTGGTCATCAGCAAGAAGCTGCGCCCAG ATGGCTCGGAGGTGGCCAGTGCGGCCCCTGCGCCCGGCCCGCCGCGGCAGCTGGTGGAGGAGCTGCAGAGCCGCTACCGGCAGATGGAGGAGCGCATCACCTGCCCGATCTGCATCGATAGCCACATCCGCCTTGTGTTTCAGTGCGGCCATGGCGCGTGCGCGCCTTGCGGCGCTGCGCTCAGCGCCTGCCCCATCTGCCGCCAGCCCATCCGCGACCGCATCCAGATCTTCGTGTGA